CAAGCACATGGCTGTGGCCTTCCTCAAGACTCACAAGACAGCGGGTACCACGGTGCAGAACATCCTGTTCCGCTTCGCGGAACGCCACAACCTCACCGTGGCCCTGCCTCACCCAAGCTGCGAGCACCAGTTCTGCTACCCGCGCAACTTCTCGGCGCACTTCGTGCACCCGGCCACGCGGCCCCCGCACATGCTGGCCAGCCATCTGCGCTTCGACCGTGCGGAGCTCGAGCGTCTCATGCCCCCAGACACGGTCTACGTCACCATCCTGCGCGAACCCGCCACCATGTTCGAGTCGCTCTTCAGCTACTACAACCAGTACTGCCCGGCCTTCCGGCGCGTGCCCAATGCGTCGCTCGAGGCCTTCCTGCGCGCCCCCGAGGCCTACTACCGTCCCGGCGAGCACTTCGCCATGTTCGCGCACAACACGCTGGCCTACGACCTGGGCGGCGACAACGAGCGCAGCCCTCGCGACGACGCGGCCTACCTGGCGGGCCTCATCCGCCAGGTGGAGGAGGTGTTCTCGCTCGTCATGATCGCGGAGTACTTCGACGAGTCGCTCGTGCTGCTGCGGCGTCTGCTGGCCTGGGACCTGGACGACGTCCTCTACGCCAAGCTCAACGCGCGCGCCGCCACCTCGCGCCTGGCCACCATCCCCGAGGCGCTGGCGCGGGCCGCGCGCGCTTGGAACGCGCTCGACGCCGGCCTCTACGACCACTTCAACGCCACCTTCTGGCGCCGCGTGGCCCGCGCCGGCCGCGCGTGCGTGGAGCGCGAGGCGCGCGAGCTGCGCGAGGCCCGCCAGCGCCTGCTGCGTCGTTGCTTCGGCGACGAGCCGGTGCTGCGACCCGCCGCCCAGATTCGCACCAAGCAGCTGCAGCCGTGGCAGCCCAGCCGGAAAGTGGACATCATGGGCTATGACCTGCCCGGCGGCGGAGCCGGCCCTACCACGGAGGCCTGCCTCAAGCTTGCTATGCCCGAGGTGCAGTACTCAAACTATCTGTTGCGGAAGCAGAAGCGCCGCGGAGGTGTGCGGTACAGGCCGGAACCGGTCCTGGATAATCCTCCCCCTCGGCCCATCCGAGCACTGCCCCGCATCCCCCAGGGTACCtgagttctgcctgcctcccgGCACCCAGGTCTTGCTCCGTTAGAGCCCTTTTATTACTCACGGGCTTGAGCCCTGTGTCCAAATGGAGGTGCATCTGCATCTGAGCCTGCCACCCTAGTGTCGCCTGGGATGGCATGAATGGGCCACTCACTTCTCCTTCCCAGCTTGGTTGGTGACTTTGACAAGAATCCAAGGGCGTTCTAGTACTGCCCACCCTGCCTTTTTCTGGGGACTGAGCACCCCACCTGTCTTTTGGGGAGGGCTGAGCCCCCACCTGTGTGAAGTGGATGACCACAGTCCCCAGAGAGGGACTAAGTCCTGGGAAAACGCTGTGCTTCCCGTCAGCACGGGGCCTTTGTTCCTTCCAGGGCTGCAGAGGTCCCCTACTGTCTTCCAGGTTCTACCTTCCCTACACACCTAAGCTGCTCCCAGACACCCAGAATCAAGAGTTCTTGGgttgggctttttgtttggtggttttcctcctcctcctccttctcctttttaataaaacaactttaaattaTGCAGGGTGTATGTCAGTTATTGAAAGGAGAACCCCCAGGTTTGAGGATAAAGCAAATCTTCAGGAGATGCTGTGGCTGGACCAAGACTTGATCAAGCTCCGTGCTGCCCCTTCCAGTGGCCGCCACCTTCATCTGTCCTTCAACCTGGCATACCCACATGGACCATAGCCACCTGACCCCACTCATTTGCCAAAATGTTGGTTTTTATTCAGTTCAACCACATTTCCCTAACCTCAAGTTTGGGAAGGCAGATGAACAAGGATAGGGCTTCCAACTTCAGGTTGCTCCTAGGGCAGGAACAGTGAATCAGAAGCAAGCCTGGAAACCACTAACGACTACTGTGTGGCTTGCAGGCTGGGAGCAGAATCACTTTCAGAGGCTACTCAAGCACAGTTTTGCCTTCCCCTGTGAGGCCTTGACTTCACTGGGCATTTTCTTATTCACAGAAGATAAGACTTGGATAATGATCAGTCTCTCCCCACAACTTCCCTTAGCACAGCTAGATACGATgcacttttaatttttgttgttgtttttcaagacagggtttctctgtgtagccctggctgtcctggaactcactctttagaccaggctggcctcaaactcacagatcacctgcctctccagtgctggactAAAAGTGTGCACTTGAACTTTAAAATCTCCTTTACAGAATagcagagccaggtgtggtggtacatgccaataatcccagtactcaggaagcagaggcaggtagagctctgtgaattcaaggttagcctggtctacaaagtgagtcaagacagccaaggctacacagagaaaccctgtctcaaaaaaaaaatagagctgggcagtggtggcacatacctttaatcccagcacttgggagataggcTGGtgggtctctctgagttcaagcctagcctaCAAAGTGAGTAATAGGACAAGCCAGGGCTAAGcagaagaaccctgtctcaaaaagagacagagagagagagagagacgagacatggtggcaaatgcctttaatcccagcactaggaaggcagagacagataggTGTCTGACTTTGAAGCCAGCCGGGTCTGCATAGTTCCAGGCTagtcaaagctacatagtgagaccatgttaCCCAAAACAGTTAAATATAATGAGAACTAGGAATTCTGTTGCTTTCCCTAGAGCTACCTCTAGATGTCTAGGCAAGAGGGAAGATAGTATCTAACGTGGTCTGATATGTGCCAACTACTATTTTAGAGCTTTGCTTAAATTAATTTCTGAGATAAGCCTTATTTTCCTCAGGATGGAACTCTTTGTTAGGTTAAATGATGATCGAGTCACAGAGCTAGAAAGTGCTGTCCGGCGgatggacatggtggcacatgtctttaatcacagcagttgggaggcagagacagacgcATCTCAaggagttcgaggacagcctggtctacaaaaccagtcCAGGTACAGCCAGGgcttattacacagagaaaccctgtctcgaaaaaacaaaaaaaaacaaacaaaaaaaaaaaagagacaatagAAAGTGCtgtcaggatttgaacccagaccCTGCAGCTGCAATATCCACTCACAGGCTGTGACTAGTGCTATTCAAGTGAAGGTCACATGCCACAGGCTGACTCTTCACTCCTTTTCCCAAAAGAATGTAAATTAAGACACTGCTATCAGCTCTTACGTTATTTTTCAGTGAGACAATGGTTGGCTTGTTTGGGCAAGGAAGATTGTAGTGATTGCTTGGCAGGCTTTATGAAACTCCATCCTGTTGTCCTGTTTGCTCTCagtataacaaaatacctgaaacCCCACAGCTTATGGAGGGAGAAATCTCTTTTGGCTCAGAGTTCTGGAGGTGGTGAGTTCTGGAGCTGGTGAGGGCACCCATGGCAGAAGGACAAGTAGGTGCAGCTGAAAGAGAAAGAGGCGAGATAATACGGTACAGTCTCACAGAAATGAATTCAGTCCTCAAGAACACACGCCTGTCCCAGTCCCTCTCCACAGGCCCCGCCTACCTCCCCTTAACACAGTTATATCATAGAACaaatttcaacacagggtttGGAGGGATAAACAACATGAAAACCACAGCACTCCCTGAGTTTGAAAGGGGCTGTTTGTGTAGCACCCCGCTTTTTACCAGGAGAGCTCTGGAAGGAGTGATAATTAGTGCCATGGAAAGCTATTATTAGGTTTCTGCTGCTAAGCAGCAATAAGGAATTATGCTAGACTAGGCCATCTAAAGACAGGTGTCCCCTGGGTCTAGAAAGTACTCACTATTGTGGCTCTAGCCTTTGGTCATACACCTGCAAGAAATATCCTTCATTCTGCCCCCGGTTGGTCTAGAAAACTCAGACATGCCTTAAAATGGCTGGCTTGATGGACCTCTCCTGTGCTCCCTGGCCCTGGGGCATGGCCTCTTTTATGTGGTTTGAATTCAACAGAGGTACAACTCTGGATCCAAAACTACCTGGATCCAGGGACTAATAGGACCCTTGCCTTGAGCGTTCGGAGATGGTTCTTCTGTCTAACTT
This is a stretch of genomic DNA from Meriones unguiculatus strain TT.TT164.6M chromosome 1, Bangor_MerUng_6.1, whole genome shotgun sequence. It encodes these proteins:
- the Gal3st3 gene encoding galactose-3-O-sulfotransferase 3 isoform X2, whose translation is MAVAFLKTHKTAGTTVQNILFRFAERHNLTVALPHPSCEHQFCYPRNFSAHFVHPATRPPHMLASHLRFDRAELERLMPPDTVYVTILREPATMFESLFSYYNQYCPAFRRVPNASLEAFLRAPEAYYRPGEHFAMFAHNTLAYDLGGDNERSPRDDAAYLAGLIRQVEEVFSLVMIAEYFDESLVLLRRLLAWDLDDVLYAKLNARAATSRLATIPEALARAARAWNALDAGLYDHFNATFWRRVARAGRACVEREARELREARQRLLRRCFGDEPVLRPAAQIRTKQLQPWQPSRKVDIMGYDLPGGGAGPTTEACLKLAMPEVQYSNYLLRKQKRRGGVRYRPEPVLDNPPPRPIRALPRIPQGT
- the Gal3st3 gene encoding galactose-3-O-sulfotransferase 3 isoform X1, translating into MPPILQRLQQSTKTMSRRKILLLVLGCSTISLLIHQGSQLSWYPKLFPLSCPPLRESPPRAKHMAVAFLKTHKTAGTTVQNILFRFAERHNLTVALPHPSCEHQFCYPRNFSAHFVHPATRPPHMLASHLRFDRAELERLMPPDTVYVTILREPATMFESLFSYYNQYCPAFRRVPNASLEAFLRAPEAYYRPGEHFAMFAHNTLAYDLGGDNERSPRDDAAYLAGLIRQVEEVFSLVMIAEYFDESLVLLRRLLAWDLDDVLYAKLNARAATSRLATIPEALARAARAWNALDAGLYDHFNATFWRRVARAGRACVEREARELREARQRLLRRCFGDEPVLRPAAQIRTKQLQPWQPSRKVDIMGYDLPGGGAGPTTEACLKLAMPEVQYSNYLLRKQKRRGGVRYRPEPVLDNPPPRPIRALPRIPQGT